The Anopheles coluzzii chromosome 2, AcolN3, whole genome shotgun sequence genome window below encodes:
- the LOC125908442 gene encoding cytochrome P450 4d2-like isoform X2 — MFIPFVLSFVVLVLLRYLFHDWSQKKSVTIAGPKPVPVLGNVLMYAGKNPYDIIDFVSDLRKRYGNLFRVWIGNRLALFCTNVKYNETVLSSQKLIRKSELYKFLIPWLGDGLLLSTGQKWFSKRKILTPAFHFKILDQFIEVFHKQSSILADRLRPEANGQLVNIYPFVTLAALDIICETAMGTSINAQTDADSAYVKAITELSLVLTGRFVKVWQRVDFLFNLSPDKRRQDRIIKVLHDFTTKIIQSRRRELMEQGGGGGGTVEDEDMADLGTKRRMAFLDVLLQATIDGRPLTDREIQEEVDTFMFEGHDTTTIAISFTLLLLARHPEVQERVYREVVAIVGNDPATPATHRNLQDMKYLELVIKESLRLYPPVPIIARRFTENVELGGKIVPEGSNFNIGIMHMHRDPTLFPDPERFDPERFAPDPTMEQSSPYAYVPFSAGPRNCIGQKFAMLELKSTVSKVIRHFKLTAAGPEPKLTMQLTLKPRDGLYIGFVPRG; from the exons ATGTTTATACCGTTCGTGTTATCCTTTGTAGTGCTAGTCCTGTTACGGTATCTATTTCATGACTGGTCGCAGAAGAAATCGGTCACCATTGCGGGACCGAAGCCGGTTCCAGTGCTGGGCAATGTGCTGATGTACGCGGGCAAAAATCCTTATG ACATCATCGACTTCGTATCGGACCTGCGGAAACGGTACGGCAACTTGTTCCGCGTCTGGATCGGCAACCGGTTAGCGTTGTTCTGCACCAACGTGAAGTACAACGAGACGGTCCTGAGCAGCCAGAAGCTGATCCGCAAGAGCGAGCTGTACAAATTCCTCATCCCATGGCTGGGCGACGGGCTGCTGCTGAGCACGGGCCAGAAGTGGTTCAGCAAGCGCAAGATCCTTACGCCCGCCTTTCACTTCAAGATCCTCGATCAGTTCATCGAGGTGTTTCACAAGCAGAGCAGCATCCTGGCCGACCGGTTGCGGCCGGAAGCGAACGGGCAGCTGGTGAACATCTACCCGTTCGTGACGCTGGCGGCGCTGGACATCATCTGCGAAACGGCCATGGGTACCTCGATCAATGCACAGACCGATGCTGATTCGGCCTACGTGAAAGCGATCACGGAGCTGAGCCTGGTGCTTACGGGCAGGTTCGTGAAGGTGTGGCAGCGTGTTGACTTTCTGTTCAATCTGTCCCCGGACAAGCGGCGCCAGGATCGGATCATTAAGGTGCTGCATGATTTCACCACGAAGATCATACAATCGCGCCGCCGGGAGTTGATGGAGcagggcggtggtggtggtggaacggTCGAGGATGAAGATATGGCCGATTTGGGGACGAAGCGTCGGATGGCCTTTTTGGACGTGTTGCTGCAGGCCACCATCGATGGGCGCCCGCTGACGGACAGGGAAATACAGGAGGAGGTGGACACGTTCATGTTCGAGGGACACGATACGACCACGATTGCCATATCGTTCACGTTGCTGCTACTCGCACGCCATCCGGAGGTGCAGGAACGGGTGTACCGGGAAGTGGTGGCGATAGTGGGTAATGATCCGGCCACACCGGCGACTCACCGGAATCTGCAGGACATGAAGTATCTGGAGCTGGTGATTAAGGAATCGCTTCGTCTGTATCCGCCGGTACCGATCATCGCCCGTCGATTCACCGAGAATGTTGAGTTGG GAGGAAAAATAGTACCGGAGGGGTCCAATTTTAATATCGGCATCATGCACATGCACCGCGATCCTACCTTGTTTCCCGACCCGGAACGGTTCGATCCTGAACGGTTTGCGCCCGACCCAACGATGGAGCAGTCGAGCCCGTACGCCTACGTTCCGTTCAGTGCTGGACCACGCAATTGTATTG GTCAAAAGTTTGCCATGCTGGAGCTGAAAAGTACCGTGTCGAAGGTGATTCGGCACTTTAAACTGACTGCAGCCGGTCCGGAACCAAAGCTAACGATGCAGCTGACGCTGAAGCCTCGAGACGGTCTGTATATTGGATTCGTTCCACGTGGATAG
- the LOC120948994 gene encoding inactive ubiquitin carboxyl-terminal hydrolase MINDY-4B, translating to MAKLKIVGGRPITMDEAIELRQTVFGSAASPPRGEWTRTGFTFGPANQEYPYGLRTPRNATRGMQSVIQAHIIKQFIFDNKPRDKSVPLEELLKPNEAEQALSLYTAMSDILWNIGEKAKAIVALPGEASHIPHSHVYFQDNVTEKLYFFEFTKLDDLQIFMKRYLPYFTENPGPGTLLYLYSAVLTRGMENMRNDLDAPKGAHLMGPHEEGSLNVITLLLTGRATPYLHNGVVYVGDEDHYAVPQFGILSRGAIGLLVWEGENEAMRSASRMPGSRLKTPATPVWVSCCCGHYGVLFNSNRELLRNYHAEKRFELHYYTCAGCYLSMTVDNRGQDEGGGDNGDQDGDRKRDDMVSTPLERLIHTKWMDAKITYHGALPASLNF from the exons ATGGCAAAACTGAAAATTGTAGGCGGAAGGCCCATCACGATGGATGAAGCGATC GAACTACGGCAAACGGTTTTCGGATCGGCAGCCAGTCCACCGCGCGGCGAATGGACACGCACCGGATTCACGTTCGGTCCCGCCAACCAG GAATATCCGTACGGGCTGCGCACACCGCGAAATGCAACGCGCGGCATGCAGTCCGTAATACAGGCGCACATCATCAAGCAGTTCATCTTCGACAACAAGCCGCGCGACAAATCGGTCCcgctggaggagctgctgaAGCCGAACGAGGCGGAACAGGCCCTGTCGCTGTACACCGCCATGTCGGACATACTGTGGAACATTGGGGAGAAGGCGAAAGCGATCGTCGCGCTGCCGGGGGAAGCGTCCCACATCCCGCACAGCCACGTGTACTTTCAGGACAACGTGACGGAGAAGCTGTACTTCTTCGAGTTTACCAAGCTGGACGATCTGCAAATCTTTATGAAGCGCTATCTACCATAC TTTACAGAAAACCCTGGCCCAGGAACGCTGCTCTATCTGTACAGTGCCGTGCTGACGCGTGGCATGGAGAACATGCGCAACGATTTGGACGCACCGAAGGGTGCGCATCTGATGGGACCGCACGAAGAAGGCTCGCTGAACGTGATCACACTGCTGCTGACGGGCCGTGCTACACCGTACCTACACAACGGTGTCGTGTACGTCGGTGATGAGGATCATTAT GCCGTGCCGCAGTTCGGAATCCTGAGCCGTGGTGCAATCGGGCTGCTTGTTTGGGAGGGCGAAAACGAAGCCATGCGCTCCGCCTCCCGCATGCCCGGTTCACGGCTCAAAACGCCGGCCACGCCGGTTTGGgtaagctgctgctgcggccaTTACGGCGTACTGTTCAACTCAAACCGCGAGCTGCTGCGCAACTACCACGCCGAGAAGCGATTCGAGCTGCATTACTACACTTGCGCCGGCTGTTACCTTTCGATGACCGTCGATAACCGCGGGCAGGACGAGGGCGGCGGCGACAACGGCGACCAGGACGGGGATCGCAAGCGCGACGACATGGTCTCGACACCGCTGGAAAGACTCATACACACGAAATGGATGGACGCCAAGATCACGTACCATGGTGCCCTGCCGGCCTCGCTCAACTTctaa
- the LOC120952174 gene encoding venom protease-like: MTLTLQVAVPALLFFASTVYGLSIVRDQDTIEQLFNVNDIDQTLVEEDHGVAGVAIPKVHRLNFAERKQQRQSKHLDLNELERKRRATEGNGGKSSTKGKECRTRAGEKGHCTRYQSCKGPELKDNVWSVLQHLCIVEGISVGICCPDVVQDGNGPEFSVRLPATADSYDDVDGLGDGPTARDATVRPEERGCGLSTKQLSKIAGGRPADSNEWPWMVALVSSRASFCGGVLITDRHVLTAAHCVMNLKLTQFVVRLGEYDFKQFNETRYRDFRVAEIRAHADFDQISYENDIAMLKLIQPSFFNSYIWPICMPPLDDAWTGYQAVVTGWGTQFFGGPHSPVLMEVRIPIWSNQECQEVYVNRIYNTTLCAGEYDGGKDSCQGDSGGPLMIQLPNRRWAVVGIVSWGIRCGEANHPGIYTRVSSYVRWIIENAVF; encoded by the exons ATGACTTTAACACTGCAGGTGGCAGTGCCGGCGCTGCTGTTCTTCGCTTCCACCGTGTACGGACTTAGCATTGTTCGTGATCAGGACACGATTGAGCAGCTGTTCAATGTGAACGACATCGATCAAACGCTCGTCGAGGAAGATCATGGAGTGGCTGGCGTGGCCATCCCGAAAGTGCATCGGTTGAACTTTGCCGAACGGAAGCAGCAACGGCAGAGCAAACATCTCGATCTAAATGAGCTGGAGCGTAAAAGACGAGCAACTGAAGGAAATGGCGGA AAATCATCCACCAAGGGCAAGGAATGTCGCACACGGGCCGGTGAGAAGGGACACTGCACGCGCTACCAAAGCTGCAAGGGTCCGGAGCTGAAGGACAACGTGTGGTCCGTTCTGCAGCATCTGTGCATTGTCGAGGGCATCAGTGTCGGTATCTGCTGCCCCGATGTGGTGCAAGATGGGAATGGGCCCGAGTTTTCCGTCCGTCTGCCAGCCACGGCCGACTCGTACGATGACGTCGACGGGCTGGGCGATGGACCGACGGCCCGTGATGCCACCGTGCGGCCGGAAGAGCGTGGCTGCGGTCTATCCACCAAGCAGCTGTCCAAGATTGCTGGCGGTCGTCCGGCCGATTCCAACGAGTGGCCCTGGATGGTAGCGCTCGTCAGTTCACGTGCGTCCTTCTGTGGCGGTGTGCTCATCACGGACCGGCACGTCCTCACCGCGGCGCACTGTGTGATGAACCTGAAGCTGACGCAGTTCGTGGTGCGGCTCGGCGAGTACGACTTCAAGCAGTTCAACGAAACGCGCTACCGAGACTTTCGGGTGGCGGAAATTCGGGCCCACGCAGACTTCGATCAGATCAGCTACGAGAACGATATCGCGATGCTGAAGCTGATACAGCCGTCCTTCTTCAACTCGTACATCTGGCCAATCTGTATGCCACCGCTCGATGACGCGTGGACTGGGTATCAGGCGGTCGTGACCGGGTGGGGCACACAGTTCTTCGGCGGACCGCATTCGCCTGTGCTGATGGAGGTGAGGATACCGATCTGGTCGAACCAGGAGTGTCAGGAGGTGTACGTGAACCGGATCTACAACACGACGCTGTGTGCGGGCGAGTACGACGGTGGTAAGGATTCGTGCCAGGGCGACAGTGGTGGACCGCTGATGATACAGCTGCCCAACCGGCGCTGGGCGGTGGTGGGAATCGTGTCGTGGGGCATACGCTGCGGGGAAGCGAACCATCCCGGTATCTACACGCGCGTCAGCTCCTACGTGCGGTGGATCATTGAAAATGCAGTGTTCTAG
- the LOC120948993 gene encoding putative Dol-P-Glc:Glc(2)Man(9)GlcNAc(2)-PP-Dol alpha-1,2-glucosyltransferase: MLKQFIPLVCLLGYSIVSFAVFNKVYETSQQVIDEEFHLRQGDHYCHGRFQVWDPKITTFPGLYLASALVLRPLDACSVYNLRLTSLIAAIINVVLIYKLRQRFLNQKGYTALLLETASLSLLPPLYFFSHLYYTDVISVTAVLLLLLASERRHHNWAALFGCCAVLMRQTNIVWVGFVCGSRAIDLLVARGSVSQTLLSPRKLFHTVADILDRLWAYAIVMVGFVAFLAFNGSIVIGDKSAHEAAVHLPQLFYFVVFFMAFSSSLLLPAIRSILRAVLRKWYFTLVVCAIIGAIVHYNTIVHPYLLADNRHYTFYLWNRFFGRWWFARYLPVPLYTVAGWLVWKASMQHQSYGYKLLCTLAVLASIALQQLLEVRYFLLPFLVMRLLRKGGTARGALALELVLNVALNIATFALFFHKEIVWKNYAHPQRLMW, translated from the exons ATGCTTAAACAGTTCATTCCTTTAGTATGCCTTTTGGGCTACTCGATAGTGTCGTTCGCGGTGTTTAACAAAGTGTACGAAACGTCACAGCAAGTAATCGACGAGGAGTTTCATCTGCGGCAAGGGGATCACTACTGCCACGGCCGGTTTCAAGTA TGGGATCCCAAAATAACCACCTTTCCCGGACTGTACCTAGCGTCCGCGCTTGTGCTACGCCCTCTCGATGCCTGCTCGGTGTACAATCTACGGCTAACGTCCCTCATCGCGGCCATTATCAACGTGGTGCTTATTTACAAGCTACGGCAAAGATTCCTTAACCAGAAGGGATACACAGCACTGCTGCTAGAAACGGCATCCCTCTCGCTACTCCCTCCGCTCTATTTCTTTTCCCACCTGTACTACACGGACGTGATCTCCGTGAcggcagtgctgctgctgctgctggccagcGAGCGGCGGCACCACAATTGGGCCGCCCTTTTCGGCTGCTGTGCCGTGCTGATGCGTCAAACGAACATCGTGTGGGTggggtttgtgtgtggctCGCGGGCGATTGATTTGCTCGTTGCCCGGGGAAGTGTAAGCCAAACGTTGCTCTCGCCCAGAAAGCTGTTCCATACGGTTGCGGATATATTGGATCGATTATGGGCGTACGCAATCGTAATGGTCGGGTTTGTAGCGTTCCTAGCGTTCAACGGCTCTATCGTGATAGGTGACAAATCGGCCCATGAAGCGGCCGTACATTTGCCACAG tTGTTCTACTTTGTCGTCTTTTTCATGGCATTCAGCAGCTCACTGCTGCTTCCCGCCATTCGATCCATCTTGCGCGCGGTATTGCGCAAATGGTACTTCACTTTGGTGGTGTGCGCAATCATCGGTGCGATCGTGCACTACAACACGATCGTACACCCGTACCTGTTGGCTGACAATCGCCACTACACATTCTATCTGTGGAATCGTTTCTTCGGACGCTGGTGGTTCGCCCGGTATCTGCCAGTGCCACTGTACACGGTCGCCGGTTGGCTGGTGTGGAAGGCAAGCATGCAGCACCAGTCGTACGGATACAAATTGCTCTGCACCTTGGCTGTGCTTGCCTCGATagcgctgcagcagctgctggaggTGCGATATTTTCTGCTACCCTTTCTAGTGATGCGACTGCTGCGCAAAGGCGGTACTGCGAGAGGTGCGCTAGCGCTGGAATTGGTGCTCAACGTTGCACTGAATATTGCTACATTTGCGCTCTTCTTTCACAAGGAAATCGTGTGGAAGAATTACGCCCACCCGCAGCGACTCATGTGGTAA
- the LOC125908442 gene encoding cytochrome P450 4d2-like isoform X1 codes for MVVVVQIGLALLVVILTINYLLVRQNIKYGRHIPGPVPLPIVGCFYLYINLKPEDIIDFVSDLRKRYGNLFRVWIGNRLALFCTNVKYNETVLSSQKLIRKSELYKFLIPWLGDGLLLSTGQKWFSKRKILTPAFHFKILDQFIEVFHKQSSILADRLRPEANGQLVNIYPFVTLAALDIICETAMGTSINAQTDADSAYVKAITELSLVLTGRFVKVWQRVDFLFNLSPDKRRQDRIIKVLHDFTTKIIQSRRRELMEQGGGGGGTVEDEDMADLGTKRRMAFLDVLLQATIDGRPLTDREIQEEVDTFMFEGHDTTTIAISFTLLLLARHPEVQERVYREVVAIVGNDPATPATHRNLQDMKYLELVIKESLRLYPPVPIIARRFTENVELGGKIVPEGSNFNIGIMHMHRDPTLFPDPERFDPERFAPDPTMEQSSPYAYVPFSAGPRNCIGQKFAMLELKSTVSKVIRHFKLTAAGPEPKLTMQLTLKPRDGLYIGFVPRG; via the exons atggtggtggttgtacAAATTGGGCTTGCCCTACTGGTGGTGATCCTCACGATCAACTATCTGCTGGTGCGGCAAAACATAAAGTATGGCAGACACATCCCGGGACCGGTTCCGCTGCCGATAGTGGGCTGCTTCTACCTTTACATTAATTTAAAGCCCGAAG ACATCATCGACTTCGTATCGGACCTGCGGAAACGGTACGGCAACTTGTTCCGCGTCTGGATCGGCAACCGGTTAGCGTTGTTCTGCACCAACGTGAAGTACAACGAGACGGTCCTGAGCAGCCAGAAGCTGATCCGCAAGAGCGAGCTGTACAAATTCCTCATCCCATGGCTGGGCGACGGGCTGCTGCTGAGCACGGGCCAGAAGTGGTTCAGCAAGCGCAAGATCCTTACGCCCGCCTTTCACTTCAAGATCCTCGATCAGTTCATCGAGGTGTTTCACAAGCAGAGCAGCATCCTGGCCGACCGGTTGCGGCCGGAAGCGAACGGGCAGCTGGTGAACATCTACCCGTTCGTGACGCTGGCGGCGCTGGACATCATCTGCGAAACGGCCATGGGTACCTCGATCAATGCACAGACCGATGCTGATTCGGCCTACGTGAAAGCGATCACGGAGCTGAGCCTGGTGCTTACGGGCAGGTTCGTGAAGGTGTGGCAGCGTGTTGACTTTCTGTTCAATCTGTCCCCGGACAAGCGGCGCCAGGATCGGATCATTAAGGTGCTGCATGATTTCACCACGAAGATCATACAATCGCGCCGCCGGGAGTTGATGGAGcagggcggtggtggtggtggaacggTCGAGGATGAAGATATGGCCGATTTGGGGACGAAGCGTCGGATGGCCTTTTTGGACGTGTTGCTGCAGGCCACCATCGATGGGCGCCCGCTGACGGACAGGGAAATACAGGAGGAGGTGGACACGTTCATGTTCGAGGGACACGATACGACCACGATTGCCATATCGTTCACGTTGCTGCTACTCGCACGCCATCCGGAGGTGCAGGAACGGGTGTACCGGGAAGTGGTGGCGATAGTGGGTAATGATCCGGCCACACCGGCGACTCACCGGAATCTGCAGGACATGAAGTATCTGGAGCTGGTGATTAAGGAATCGCTTCGTCTGTATCCGCCGGTACCGATCATCGCCCGTCGATTCACCGAGAATGTTGAGTTGG GAGGAAAAATAGTACCGGAGGGGTCCAATTTTAATATCGGCATCATGCACATGCACCGCGATCCTACCTTGTTTCCCGACCCGGAACGGTTCGATCCTGAACGGTTTGCGCCCGACCCAACGATGGAGCAGTCGAGCCCGTACGCCTACGTTCCGTTCAGTGCTGGACCACGCAATTGTATTG GTCAAAAGTTTGCCATGCTGGAGCTGAAAAGTACCGTGTCGAAGGTGATTCGGCACTTTAAACTGACTGCAGCCGGTCCGGAACCAAAGCTAACGATGCAGCTGACGCTGAAGCCTCGAGACGGTCTGTATATTGGATTCGTTCCACGTGGATAG
- the LOC120950223 gene encoding uncharacterized protein LOC120950223 — protein sequence MVYRTGAVKMFPFNRFRLSFPLILLLVCWHLQAPAGVSSLDRTDNATVPLARAKRLISFPINGGLAKMILGFLAPVRFHHPLPRSLNLGINVQANYAISPNIIFPRPESIFSNRELERYADPNSRQQVYGALEKILQMVLGTNRTARECLLRTVCEVADTPLHHNGLVGELLDVIFTPQESDVLPSEFLMARRYGANGVDCLRVYDSCPWGMGMLDHVSTIFV from the exons ATGGTGTACCGCACAGGTGCTGTGAAAATGTTTCCCTTCAACCGTTTTCGCCTGTCGTTCCCGCTTATCCTGCTGCTCGTGTGCTGGCATCTTCAGGCGCCGGCGGGTGTAAGCTCGCTCGATCGCACGGACAACGCGACCGTACCGCTGGCTCGTGCCAAACGACTTATAAGCTTCCCAATCAATGGTGGCTTAGCGAAGATGATTCTCGGATTTCTGGCCCCGGTTCGTTTCCATCATCCACTGCCACGCAGCCTCAACCTCGGTATCAATGTGCAGGCCAACTATGCGATCAGTCCGAACATAATATTCCCCCGGCCGGAGTCGATCTTCAGCAATCGCGAGCTGGAGCGCTATGCCGATCCGAACAGTCGGCAGCAGGTGTACGGTGCGCTGGAAAAGATCCTGCAGATGGTGCTGGGGACGAATCGAACGGCACGCGAGTGTTTGCTGCGGACGGTGTGTGAAGTGGCGGACACACCGCTGCATCATAACGGGCTGGTAGGGGAGCTGCTGGATGTGATATTTAC GCCCCAAGAATCGGATGTACTGCCATCAGAATTCCTAATGGCACGGAGGTATGGTGCGAATGGTGTTGATTGTTTGCGAGTGTACGACT